In Pygocentrus nattereri isolate fPygNat1 chromosome 26, fPygNat1.pri, whole genome shotgun sequence, one genomic interval encodes:
- the LOC119262492 gene encoding uncharacterized protein LOC119262492: MPEVFAQSDIDFGRTDRVKHHIKLSDETPFKHRARPIHPHDLDAVRRHLQELLQAGIIRESESPFSSPIVVVRKKNGEVRLCVDYRKLNLQTVKDAYALPNLEETFSALTGSKWFTVLDLKSGYYQIEVEEADKPKTAFVCPLGFWEFNRMAQGITNAPSTFQRLMEKCVGDMNLREVVVFLDDVIVFSKTLEEHEIRLMRVLSRLKEYGLKLSPAKCRFFQTSVRYLGHIVSQSGVETDPDKVEALKTWPRPQNLKQLRSFLGFSGYYRRFIKDYSSIVKPLTDLTSGYPPLRKSFKHKAKDSQYHDPKESFGGRWTSACETAFNTIITKLTTAPVLGFADSKIPYVLHTDASTTGLGAALYQEQEEPDSKNTKDVLVLTDHFTKYAIAIPTPNQKAQTVAKCLWDNLIVQYGIPECLHSDQGPDFESHVIKELCQLMGIRKTHTTPYHPRSNPVERFNRTLLNMLGTLRDEDKSRWRNFVKPLVHAYNCTRNDVTGFTPYELMFGRQPRLPVDLAFGLPLQSDQRKSHSQYVQELKSHLEDSFKIASLNSEKNAKANKTRFDAHITASKLEAGDRVLVRAVRLRGKHKLADRWETDIHVVVKKAGDLPVYTVRPENHDGPLRTLHRDLLRPCSFLPVSVGRPVTPQRLRRPQTRQFAECNTEDVFSDFEEDFEIHRHGRLPAMTPTRFTAVYEIPRRDESNLPGDDPVNESNLPADGPVDKNDLPVVVPVEDDYLTPGTPVREKTQDQPESQSLHLTFAVDTNVAEPAEADSNANSSEPADEAEPQEMAEQSIRMYEQPEEVSNVPLEESNAVSSDDAATETLDGIRRSTRNRERPDRLQYSRLGHPLISIVQSLFQGLSTAFTDVLQDAQDSEYLLTSCPKLTTKQPPPCTGTCMISRGEGVAQTNNLVI, from the exons ATGCCTGAAGTTTTTGCTCAGAGCGATATTGACTTTGGTAGAACAGACAGGGTGAAGCATCACATCAAGCTTTCTGATGAGACTCCCTTCAAGCACAGAGCACGTCCTATACATCCACACGACCTGGATGCAGTTCGTAGGCATCTTCAGGAGCTACTACAAGCTGGAATAATTCGTGAATCTGAGTCACCATTCTCGTCCCCCATAGTAGTGGTAAGGAAAAAGAACGGAGAAGTACGTCTTTGTGTAGACTATCGAAAGTTAAATCTTCAGACTGTGAAGGACGCATATGCACTTCCAAACCTGGAAGAGACATTTTCCGCCCTTACCGGATCCAAGTGGTTTACTGTGCTCGATTTAAAATCAGGCTATTATCAAATTGAAGTGGAGGAGGCTGATAAACCAAAGACCGCTTTCGTGTGTCCCTTAGGTTTCTGGGAGTTTAACCGGATGGCACAAGGGATCACAAATGCTCCTAGTACTTTTCAGCGGCTAATGGAAAAATGTGTGGGCGATATGAACTTGAGAGAAGTAGTCGTGTTTTTGGACGATGTAATTGTTTTCTCAAAAACATTGGAAGAACATGAAATCAGGCTGATGCGAGTCCTTAGTCGTCTGAAAGAGTATGGATTAAAGCTTTCTCCGGCAAAATGTAGGTTTTTCCAAACCTCCGTCAGATACCTGGGCCATATAGTGTCTCAGAGTGGAGTAGAGACAGACCCTGATAAGGTGGAAGCCTTGAAGACGTGGCCCAGACCGCAAAACTTGAAGCAGTTAAGGTCTTTCCTTGGGTTCTCGGGATACTACCGACGATTCATCAAGGATTACTCCAGTATTGTGAAGCCCCTCACTGATCTAACATCTGGGTACCCACCACTGCGAAAGAGTttcaaacacaaagcaaaagaCAGCCAGTACCATGATCCGAAGGAATCATTTGGTGGTCGATGGACATCTGCATGCGAGACTGCGTTTAACACCATCATAACAAAGCTTACTACGGCTCCTGTTCTCGGCTTTGCAGACTCCAAAATCCCTTACGTCCTGCACACCGACGCTAGCACCACAGGGTTAGGGGCAGCCCTGTACCAAGAACAAGAGG AACCTGACAGTAAAAATACTAAGGATGTCCTGGTCCTTACAGACCATTTCACTAAATACGCCATCGCTATTCCAACACCCAATCAGAAGGCCCAGACTGTCGCAAAATGTCTATGGGATAACTTAATTGTTCAATATGGCATTCCCGAATGTTTGCATAGCGACCAAGGTCCAGACTTCGAGTCCCATGTTATCAAAGAGCTATGTCAGCTTATGGGGATTCGTAAGACTCATACCACACCGTACCACCCCAGAAGTAATCCTGTGGAACGTTTCAACAGGACCCTTCTGAATATGCTTGGGACATTGAGGGACGAAGATAAATCCCGATGGCGGAATTTCGTGAAGCCTCTGGTACATGCTTACAATTGCACACGAAACGATGTAACTGGGTTCACCCCTTACGAGTTAATGTTTGGACGACAGCCGAGGCTGCCGGTCGACTTAGCATTTGGTCTACCATTGCAGTCTGATCAGCGCAAGTCCCATTCGCAATATGTGCAAGAGCTCAAATCGCACCTTGAAGATAGTTTTAAGATAGCTAGCCTAAATTCTGAAAAGAATGCCAAAGCAAATAAAACCAGGTTCGATGCGCACATAACTGCCTCCAAGCTGGAAGCAGGTGATCGAGTTTTAGTGCGAGCTGTTCGTCTGAGAGGCAAGCATAAACTTGCTGATAGGTGGGAAACCGACATCCACGTAGTGGTGAAGAAAGCAGGAGATCTCCCAGTTTACACAGTCAGGCCGGAAAATCATGATGGTCCCTTGAGAACTCTGCATAGAGACCTCCTACGTCCTTGCAGTTTTTTACCAGTGAGTGTGGGGAGGCCTGTTACACCACAACGTCTTCGCCGACCCCAGACAAGGCAGTTTGCTGAGTGCAACACAGAAGATGTGTTTTCTGATTTTGAGGAAGACTTTGAGATTCACAGACATGGGAGATTGCCTGCCATGACGCCCACGAGATTTACGGCTGTCTACGAGATACCTAGGAGAGATGAAAGTAACTTACCTGGTGATGATCCTGTGAATGAAAGTAACTTACCTGCCGATGGTCCTGTAGACAAAAATGACCTACCTGTTGTAGTTCCAGTGGAAGATGACTACCTAACTCCAGGTACCCCTGTGAGAGAAAAGACACAAGATCAGCCTGAAAGTCAGTCGCTTCATCTGACTTTTGCAGTTGACACAAATGTTGCAGAACCAGCCGAGGCAGACTCCAATGCCAATTCTTCTGAGCCGGCAGATGAGGCTGAACCTCAGGAAATGGCTGAACAGAGCATCCGGATGTATGAACAACCAGAGGAAGTTAGTAACGTCCCATTGGAAGAGAGCAATGCTGTATCAAGTGACGATGCCGCCACAGAAACACTTGATGGTATTAGACGATCGacaagaaacagagaaagacctGACAGGTTACAGTATTCACGCCTGGGACATCCACTAATATCCATTGTTCAGTCCTTGTTCCAAGGGTTGAGTACAGCCTTTACGGATGTTCTGCAAGATGCCCAAGATTCAGAATATTTGCTTACTTCCTGCCCTAAGCTTACAACCAAGCAGCCACCCCCATGCACAGGGACGTGCATGATTTCAAGAGGGGAGGGTGTAGCCCAGACTAATAATTTAGTCATTTAG